From Carassius carassius chromosome 15, fCarCar2.1, whole genome shotgun sequence:
TCATGTGACAATAAAAAAAGGACTTTTCCTTATCTCTCACAAAGACAAAATATCCCTTGAAACCACATAATCATACCATTATACGATTATAAGATAACCACAAAATCATAAGATTAATCTAAAATAGCAAGCATTACAAGATCACAGAAAATCAAAAATCGATAAATGTATTACACATTAACTTCAAAATTGGTTTGTGATTCATTCAGAGCATTCACATAGTTCTTGTGGGTGCATGAAATATTTAACTTAACCTATTCAGAAAATGTGTGAACCATATTCACAAGCCTCTTAATAAGTTAAAATACAAGTTTAAGAGTAGCCTATATATACCAGAAGGCTGAAGATAGATGCAGTTGCTTTTATATTGAATTCATGTAGTCTCAGGGATAATTTACCAGCAAACGGAGGCAAACCACCAATAGGGTCAAGGAGGAAGTATTGGAAGAGCAAAATATGCCCAGACAATCACTAAAGGAAGATAAATAgacatataaatattaatattcatttcaTATATTTTGATACTTTGTGGTACGGAATGTGAAATGCTATTGTACCATTATAAAACAGTTAGTTATGGCCCTGGCTTCTGATTAGTCAGTGCCCATAgctaatcatatttttttctgcatAGCAACCTTTTGTAATGGTATAGAGATATCTTCTAGCAGAAGGATCcagttattgaaaaaaaattatatgataaCATTTCAAGTAATGAACTGCCCTTCACTTTAGTGCAGCGTAGAGCACTAATCTGAAGTAACCCTTTGATATCTATGACAACGTTTTCTGTACAAGTAGACAAAAGTTACACATTTGATTTCTTGTCATAATTCTAATTCCGCCAAATgcgcaggtttttttttaattattggttTGGTACTATTTTAATAAGTAAGGTGTAAATTTTTTTAAACTCTTAGTACAAAACTTTAAACTGATTACACTTTTAACAAAACTCTTCTTTCATTCAGAACCCGATCAAATGATTTCTTGGCAGTTGCACATATTTTCATTCCACATTATCATTGTTTCTGAAGGCAAGATCATTGAGATATGTATtgagaacctttatttttaagagtgtagatggTGTAACAGTTAAAAGAATATTCACCTTGTAACAAATGGTCCCTGCTTGTCAACTGCATCAAATGAAATGTTGAAGTTCTTAACTGTCACTTTAGGGCAGGGTAGAGAGTTCTTCTGAAGTAGCTCTGAGATATCTATGACAAAGTATTCTGAGTTTGTAAACAACAGTTCTCTAAATGTTCTCAGAAAGATGAAAGTCCCAGTGTTTTATATAAGATAATATTAGTCTTTGAAGGTACTTCACAAAACCTACCTTGCAGGGTAAAGAGAAATATGATGTCACCACCTTTGATAAACTCCCTTGTAGTGAGATCCTCTTTCATTATGGCATATTGATAGCCCACAAAAAGACCCACATTTATGGTCTCATTGCCAATGACAACCTGAGTTCCAGTTTTTCGAGGATTGTCCCAAACACTGATATCTGTTAAAACAAAATATAGTTTTTAGGCCCTTCAAAGTTAGATTTAATAATAACCTTGATCTTCAGTTAATAAAAACGCTGCATGTACACATGGTATGAGAGAAAAATAATCAGTTTCTCACTGGAATAAATAAAAGCAGGGTCTGTTGTGAAGCTTTTCTCGGAGGACATGCGCTTCTGTATATGTGGATTCTGGTCAAGCGTCTGGAAGGTTATTTGTCTCCATGGACAAGGCCACTGCAGCTGGTCATCATATACACCAGACACCAGACGGACAAATATTGAAAGGTAATTCTGATACACACTTAAATGAGCCTGAAAGCGATAACCATCACCGGAGTAATACAACGGACTAAACATCAAGGTGGCAGACGCACTGTTTTTCAAAATCTTCTCAAAGTCTCTTATCTGCCATGTGTGTGGACACTCAGTCTCTGAAATATTGATATCATCCAGTGAAAATCCTCCACTGGAGTTTCCAGCTCCTTTACGGGCTTCAAATACAACTTGGAAGGTTTTATTTGCATTCAGTGGCACATGATGCAGCTTCCAGTAATTGCCAGGGGGTTCTGCGAGAAATTAAACTGTCagtaacattaaatatttaaggaGCATCTTAAAATGCATGCTTTGTAATATGTAAAGGACAGACCTATGATCTGATCCATAAGTTTGAGAGTTCCTCTGCTGTCTGCTTCATTCTGGTACTCTCGGATCCAGATGTTGAACTGGTCAGACTCATGACCACTGTGATAGTAGTAGAACTGCAGGCATTGGACCTTGCAGTCTCTTTTAGGGGTCATTTTCTTACTTTCCATTCTAGATCCATCCCCCTGGTTTCTTGCCTTAGTGCTGAAGTGCATGAAGAAAGACGTCCCTGTGGACATTAAAACAGGTGTATACAGAAGTTGTGCAGATGGACAGTGACTGCCACTTTGGTTGGAAGTGAGGAATTACTTTTTGggcaataaaaatatttcaacaaaaatGTAACATACTGTTAAACAGGTAACTTCACATTCACGGACTGACTAACAGATCTCACCATTTTTTTCTTTGCCCAAGTATGTGTGGTCAGTCACATTGATGCCACTCACTGACTTCACTCTCTGCCAGCCGTAATCCGCAGCAGAACAGACGCTCATCTGACACAGAGATTCATCATCAAAACTACAGTGATCAAGGAAAGAGATGGACAAATCTGTAAtgcaaacagaaataaaacacctcagtcaaaaaaaaaagtctttgtgcACAATATAATTCTGCCTTTTTATATTACATGTAAGAGATAATGTAATATCATTATTGATTCATTATTGCAAAATTAACATGACAGGTGataacacttaaaaaataaatttttacatgCCAGTTCATCGGTCTCTCTTACAAAAGACATAAGTCCTGAGATATTTAACAACCACAAGCTCACAGTAATACTTCACAGAATACCCATTCATACCCATTCAAAGTAAATACTCACTGCATTTGTAGAGTTTATTGAGTTTAATCACATCATATTCACTCATGCCCAGGAGTTGACCAATCACATCTTGGAACTCAGGATGCTTGGTAATGATTGTGGATCCATAACCATTGCTGAACGCATTTTTATCATAATGCATCACAGAGTAGTAGTCATATGGGGTGTCTTCGGTGGTGGTCTGGTtcttactgtatttattgaaATGGTTCTCATACCCTAAAGATAAAGACTAGTGCATTAATTAAggttaatgttaaaaaagaattGGTTATTTACTGAAAGTGCTTATcaaattcctaaaaaacatttaaaataaagagaaaaaaaatgacagagTGACCTGGAATGATGTTTTCAAAGTTGATGGTTACATAATCATCTCTGTCATATCTTGTGTGCTCATGCAAAAATCCCAGTGCATGGAGAAACAAATGCTCAATAAAGGCTTTTATCCCACAGCCGTCTCCAATGGAAAGAGTCTGAGCTCCAGCAAATGCTCGACCGATATATGACCAACACCTGAAAAATAAGTGaaatgaacacacgcacacaatatattgTTTAGCTTTGACAAACAGAAAGATATATCAGTCTATTTTTGGATTACTAACTGGAACCATACTGTACCCATCAAGACTCTCCACAGAGATGTAAGAAATGTTTTCTGCTGCTCTGGGCTTAAAATCAATACATGATTTCAGTCTGAACTGCTCAAAGGCTCTCAAAATGACTCCCTTATAATCCACacctataaaacaaataaaagttaatttaaaaactacTAATTCAAAAGTTGACAGAACAGTGAGTGAGAAAACTGTTTTCTTACTGAGGTTCACACTCAGCTCATAGGGGATGGAAATATTCCACCGGTACTGATTCCCAAGAATGGCATTCCTTCGGTTAGGCTTTAAATCAGATTGTTTTAAGTGTACTGCGAGGACTGTAAATGCTGATTTCTGAATTATCCAATATTGTAATTATAGAATGAACTCACCATCACGATGTCTCCTTCTTTGAGATTTAAACCTAATTCCACAAGAGAGTTCAGTTCACAGAACATATGCTTAAATAAAACAGgagtaaaaataatgaattataaacAAAAATAGATAATATTTACCTTAGTACTTatactgtataaatgtatttacatttttgaggTAATATAGTAGTTTTACCTTTATTTATGTCCGGAATGTCCTTCGATTCCTCATTAATGCCTTTGAGACAAATATattgacaaaaacaaaataattagaaatgtgtGCATTGAGGACTAATTGTAATTTTAGTGAGACAGCCTAAAGGTAAAATGATGAAAGGCCAGTCACATCATCAGGCAGAAATGAGCAGCCAAAACCAGatcttttacaatacacacatattaaacattacaataacttatttatttcagtaactgtGCTGTTGTACTTACCAACTGTATCTGGTGGGGGCTGAGAACATGGACATTCAGacattaagtttatatatattataaaagtataatatatatattatacttttattataaCATAAGCTCCCAAACTTACCATAGATGATACTggacaaaaagccaaagccaaaCTCAGCAAAAGAGATGTGCATAAATGCATCTTAACTGAAAAATCATATTGAACAAATTTCATTGTTGATACAGGGAGGTTTTCTAATCACTTtacaatttaaatgcaaaatacttgggacacataaaaatatatttaattatgttttataatgtttaaatTTGACCATGTCAGTTATttacttaaaagaaaaaagaaaaaatctggaAACTAAAGAATAGATGCCTACCAGGTTGCAGTCACTAATGCAGCTGAACATAAAACTGCCTCCCAATCACCAAGTTTGACAATAAAATGTCAAGCTGTCACATCCTTTTTGTGTTTAGTTCCTGCTGGTTTCTTTTGTTAAGTAGGTTCTCATtttttactattatattattactatttctaTTTGTTTGTTAACTGATCCTGTCCTCATTTGCCCTGTACTGATACCAGTCTGACTCCATTCTTTGTCTGTTCTTTTCTTAGGAGAGTTTGTTTGCTTTGTTCCAGTGTGGTTTTCCTGTGAATCTGAGTGATTCCCTTActaaaaagtagtatacttcaagtttattttattaagtatacttaagtaaagttcaagtatagttttaagtatactttagaaggtatacaaatatcagtgttccagtagtatacttgtaagtgtactgtttcaatactccttgggactaaattggtcCACTTTCCagaatataaaagtatacttttaagtgtactataagtataacagtaggaaactttgagtacacaactagtttacctctatatCTGAtatttgtactgcaattatactaaaagtgaacttataggtactGATagattactaattaaatactttgtacactttgaagtacagtttcagtaaactactagtttagtagttttatactgcaagtatacttataagttttctttaagtgaactttacatcatactttaagtatactactatgtccctatttaggttttaatttatatatattttgttttatgaatagCTGAACATACAAATCATCCAAAGAAataacagggtatctgcttgtaaacaaaaccattgtattattattatatagcttcatgcatttttctttaatgtggttaagtttcataaaaaaataaagaaataacattttgaacacaaAGCTGAAAAAagtgaatatgtaaaatacagtgcaatcggttcggacattgcacagtgctcattcaataaatgcacagctaaacagatgggttttgagtctagatttaaatgtgactactgttttagcacatctgatctcttctggaagatgattccagctgcgggcggcatagtgtcgatcaacaccccaaagcttgactgtaactattacctcttcatcggtcaaCATTTTATGCTGTTTCATGTCGTTCATGATCGTGTTAGATAACGTGTTAGCAtccattgtttctttttttcttcttcacttgtgtttttttggaaattctgtacagaagatgtgtacttgCGTCCTCtactgtataataatgaaaacacagattctaagagaatagctcaaatatatttagactctTTGTAAGTatgtcaagtatacttaaatgtcattttaagaatatttctgaggagtacataaagcccatttctgagaagtacataaaaagtatactaaaagcacacttgaataaacttctttttcataaGGGTTTTGTCCAAATAAATATTTACTGCTCATAAATAGATCCTTGTCTTTCCAGAAAACAACCTATGACAGATGAGATTTAGAAAATGCATGTACTATAATCCCTTTTGTTCCGCAAACTAAGTTCCCAGTACAGTCTTAACAATAGCGGTGTTCCGAAAATCAAAGagaggtttattttttttccgcCTTTTGCTTCCACCTTCTCTGACAGTTTCTCCATTGTTATTAGAATCTTTTGTGAAGGTTtgaactttttaatttatttatttatttttttataaagaaccttttttgtgCAAAGGAAAGGTTTCATGGTCTGGTCAAATAATAATGCAGAGTGAGTATGAAACTGAATACTCATATAATATGCAGACTTTGATTAAACTGTATAGATTTCATTTAAGAATATTGTGATACATGTTCTATATCGGTTAGCTTGCCCATGtggaaaaaatctaatatttcaaTCAAAAACATACCTACCTTTTGTCAGAAACAAATCTTCATCTGCATCACAGTGAATATTGTCTCTGGCAAGGCAGTAGGGAAAATATCTCCTTATGGCATTTAagaatttgaatatatatgtggcttcttttcaaatgtttattgtttCATCTTAATCCAAAGAGTTGACATGCTTTAAgtctgaaaaatattttaattaaattaatgagtATATGTTGAATTTACCTGAACAGGTCGTTTGAATGTTGTATGTTAATGATGTAGATGTGTCAGTCCaactcagttaaaaaaaaaaaaaagtgtgtgaccCACACTCGATGCCTTGGTCGCTTTTATATCAAggtaaatatatgcatatatacttACTGTCTAGTGCTCATAGTAGTTTTTCTGGCTCTGAAAACCTTCCTGTCAGCCTTATGCAGCCACCATGTTCTGGTCCATTTGGCCCACATGACAGAGGTAGCCTGCATAAGCCGCCAAGGTGGTCTTAGGTCTCTCTCCCTTTACAGGCTGTCTCTATGCCTCCTATTCCTGGGCACAGAGCAAACTCCTTTCTCTAAAATCGTTTAACGTGCCGGGCAGTCTGCACTATGGTCACAGCACAGACgtgctgtccagaggcaatgtggCTCCAAGAGAATGGACCCTACATCCTCACACCGTTCAAGAAATCTGGTCTGTCTTTGGGAAGGCAGAGGTAGATTTCTTCACCTCAGTAGACAGCTCTCACTGCCCAACTTATTTCTCTAAACAGCGAGATGCTCTGGCCCACAATTGGCCCAGTGCTTGCCTGTATGCTTTCCCCCCGATAGCCCTGTTTCTGCAGGTCATCAGACAGGTCAGGGAGACAAAATGCTCAGTTCTCTTGATGGCCCCACTCTGGAGGAACCAGGCATGGTTCCCAGAGATAGTGCAGCTCTCAGTAGCAGCCCCATGACTGATACCACTGAGACAATATCTTCTCTCGCAGGAAAAAGGCATGATTTGGCATCCACGCCCCTGGCCAGAACTGTGGAGCCTTCATGGAGCCTTGACGGGAACTTATGCTGCTCCCAGCAAGCGTGAGTGATACCATTTTAGAGGCTAGAGCAAATATGAGGATTGTGTGTTCTCCTTTGTCACTACCAaaacaatggtgacatgtttaGGTCATGACTGTTTTGGTAGTGGCAATTCTATGGGATAAttccaccccaaaaaaaaaaaaaagatttcactgCCAAAACTCTACCAAAGGTTTCAGTAGTGACTGTTTCAGTAGTGACAATTTTAGATACTTTTGACCCTAGCTTAAAGATGCTAATCAGCACATGGTTAGCTAGCACATTTGTGAACAGTGGTACACgtataaaaacaaaactgtatAGAATAACGTTTACAAAAAGGTGTTTGATAGTGATATTCCTTAAGGTTACACACAGATTTTTCCAACTTTTGAACACATTTAACTCAAAATGATGTCACCTATCTACTCCCACCTTATATATATGAGAGAGGGGGACATAAGAATATTTCCTGATCATAAATTTAAAGGTGTAGTTAAAATCAGTCTCAGCCAATGGACTAAGACATACATCGTATGATGATGACATGAAAAATGAGGGACATATTagttttttgatttttgattttgatAAGTTCTATGATttacaaagaaaatataaaagaaatatatattttttaaactaaagaatcaaaaatatacttttaaaaaaacaacaatgaaagAAAAATTATTCCAAAATCATTTTCACAAATTGCAATTTAGGGGTTAGGGTTCGGGACAATAGTTCCCTATTGAAAGTACctaataaattatgattttatatatatttaagggttagttcacccaaatataaaaagtacgccataatttactcacccttaagtcatcctaggtgtatatgactttcgtctttcagacaaatccaaaagttatttaaaaaattgtctttgatctttcaagctgtttgatgccactcagctggttttgcactgcatcagtccaagagaagtttaattaaaagtgcatcaaaaaaaaacaaaaacaagtgtcTCACATGACTCCAGGGCATttacaaaggcctcctgtagtgaatagATGCTCAGAACGCAACGGAGAGATCAAATtaaaacaacggtcactaattagaaatacaaaacaaggatttgtaaagaaaaatgtcaggaggatttcgatataagacaagttttcctttgctaaagtaaggaaactttgcttcctttgctcctgttaacaaacgtttGTTTTCACAGTACTCACCGGTGAATGCGCAACACTGACCCGTACGTCATGCTCCTGGAACTGCTTCCATTTTACAATAGTGAGCCAAGATAAataaaagtgattattacattttgaatatggatatttttcttacaaaaatgcatgaattcactacagaaggcctttgttcaccccccagagccgtgtgagacagtttttttaatggatgcttttttaattaaacttctCTTGGACTGATGCAGTGCCACACcagctgagtggcatcaaacagcttgaaagatcaaagacaattttttgaataactccaactggatttgtctgaaagaagaaagtcatatacacatatgtaacttgaaggtgagtaatttatggcctaattttcattttttgctttttaaatgtttatttatttatttatttttattttttggtagttGGATGGCAGTTTGCACCAATTATGAAAGAACATTTTCAGTGATTGGTAGATTTAAAGATAGGGTTCTGTAACTGGTAGGTTTAGATTTGCTGAATTTGGACGATAGTATATTAAGTAATTTTATAGTCTTATGTTAAAAATATCATGTTTTTGTGGGGTCAGATTTAAGTACCCCACAGAGTCAAACTTTCCTAATTTTACTATCTTTGTGTGGTCTTTTGCTCCTCACAAAGTAGTAAAaacatgttcacacacacacacacacacacacacacacacacacacacacacacacacacacacacacacacacacacacacacacacacacacacacacacacacacacacacacacacacacacacgtttgtttttgtgaaaagtggggacattccataggcgtaatggtttttatactgtccaaactgtatattctatggccctacaccaaccctatacctaaccctcacaggaaagtttgtgcatttttactttctcaaaaaaaaaaaaggaaaatggtgacatgggttatgtcctcataagtcatcctctccttgtaatacctgtgtcatacccatgtcattatacaaagttgtgtcctgatatgtcacaaaaacaagagaacacacacacacacgcacgcacaaacacacacacacacacacacacacacacacacacacacacac
This genomic window contains:
- the LOC132157918 gene encoding meprin A subunit beta-like codes for the protein MHLCTSLLLSLALAFCPVSSMPPPDTVGINEESKDIPDINKGLNLKEGDIVMPNRRNAILGNQYRWNISIPYELSVNLSVDYKGVILRAFEQFRLKSCIDFKPRAAENISYISVESLDGCWSYIGRAFAGAQTLSIGDGCGIKAFIEHLFLHALGFLHEHTRYDRDDYVTINFENIIPGYENHFNKYSKNQTTTEDTPYDYYSVMHYDKNAFSNGYGSTIITKHPEFQDVIGQLLGMSEYDVIKLNKLYKCNLSISFLDHCSFDDESLCQMSVCSAADYGWQRVKSVSGINVTDHTYLGKEKNGTSFFMHFSTKARNQGDGSRMESKKMTPKRDCKVQCLQFYYYHSGHESDQFNIWIREYQNEADSRGTLKLMDQIIEPPGNYWKLHHVPLNANKTFQVVFEARKGAGNSSGGFSLDDINISETECPHTWQIRDFEKILKNSASATLMFSPLYYSGDGYRFQAHLSVYQNYLSIFVRLVSGVYDDQLQWPCPWRQITFQTLDQNPHIQKRMSSEKSFTTDPAFIYSNISVWDNPRKTGTQVVIGNETINVGLFVGYQYAIMKEDLTTREFIKGGDIIFLFTLQDISELLQKNSLPCPKVTVKNFNISFDAVDKQGPFVTSDCLGIFCSSNTSSLTLLVVCLRLLVNYP